The following proteins come from a genomic window of Pseudochaenichthys georgianus chromosome 17, fPseGeo1.2, whole genome shotgun sequence:
- the efcab14 gene encoding EF-hand calcium-binding domain-containing protein 14 isoform X1 encodes MKKRKELNALIGLGDSKRKKTKKGSGHRLLRTEPPDSESDSSSDDDEFNNLSSGANFGKRSYTQCCNVCYPLFLFIILAACVMACAGLIWMQIALKEDQDSLKEKLHSMESSQKVSSSEIPKLNEDLKNKERKLDDIENGDKGLGKLWSNLTEINRKISLLDSAVNHLKVNLKSAADLVSLPTTVEELQKSVATIGSTLTSVQHDVKTMQAAFEQQKKDEELKKAMEITDLRKAVGEANKTEELRHTQTDGQIHILLSTVAELQQRVLSLENGSKQSVNDAAAITSESPTTEVIKEATTTKATPEDVQEVSTPLTEPHTSRRPRFLTPNRAKREALKPCPRRVVLYGIRSLKELEDFYQQEGVGRDSPGLTYRSLREIIGTSTTARTMECFDNDGDKRYSLMELRAAVGW; translated from the exons atgaagaagaggaaGGAACTGAATGCCTTGATCGGGCTAGGGGACAGCAAGAGAAAGAAGACCAAAAAGGGGTCTGGTCACCGACTTCTCCGAACCGAACCTCCGGACTCTGAGTCCGACTCCAGCTCAGACGACGATGAGTTCAACAACTTGAGCAGCGGGGCTAACTTTGGGAA AAGAAGCTACACGCAGTGCTGCAATGTGTGCTACCCCTTGTTTCTGTTCATCATACTTGCTGCCTGCGTTATGGCCTGTGCTGGACTCATATGGATGCAGATTGCTCTGAAGGAAGATCAAGACTCGCTGAAAGAAAAGCTGCATAGCA TGGAATCCAGCCAGAAAGTGTCATCAAGTGAAATACCAAAACTAAATGAGGACCTGAAAAACAAGGAGAGAAAGCTTGACGACATAGAAAATGGAGACAAGGGGTTGGGCAAGCTCTGGTCCAACCTAACAGAAATCAACagaaag ATCAGTTTGCTGGACTCAGCTGTAAACCATTTAAAGGTCAACTTGAAATCAGCTGCTGACTTAGTCAGCCTTCCCACTACAGTTGAAGAGCTTCAAAAG AGTGTTGCTACAATTGGCAGCACACTAACAAGTGTACAGCACGATGTGAAGACTATGCAGGCTGCTTTTGAGCAGCAGAAGAAAGATGAAGAGTTGAAGAAAGCAATG GAAATAACAGACCTGAGAAAAGCAGTAGGTGAGGCGAACAAGACCGAGGAGCTGCGTCACACACAGACTGACGGGCAGATCCACATCCTCCTCTCTACGGTCGCAGAGCTTCAGCAGAGAGTGTTGTCGTTAGAGAACGGGTCAAAACAAAGC GTGAATGACGCAGCAGCCATCACCAGTGAAAGTCCAACAACAGAAGTTATTAAAGAAGCTACTACAACCAAAGCAACACCTGAGGACGTGCAAG AGGTGTCCACCCCACTGACAGAGCCTCATACAAGCAGACGCCCACGCTTTCTAACTCCAAACCGTGCTAAGAGAGAGGCTTTGAAACCATGCCCAAGGAGGGTGGTCCTGTATGGTATCCGCTCTCTGAAAG AGTTGGAGGACTTCTACCAGCAGGAAGGCGTCGGGCGTGATTCGCCCGGATTGACCTACCGCAGCCTGAGGGAAATAATTGGAACATCTACTACTGCTCGTACCATGGAGTGTTTTGACAATGACGGAGACAAGAGGTACTCCCTGATGGAGCTGAGAGCTGCTGTAGGTTGGTGA
- the efcab14 gene encoding EF-hand calcium-binding domain-containing protein 14 isoform X2 — MACAGLIWMQIALKEDQDSLKEKLHSMESSQKVSSSEIPKLNEDLKNKERKLDDIENGDKGLGKLWSNLTEINRKISLLDSAVNHLKVNLKSAADLVSLPTTVEELQKSVATIGSTLTSVQHDVKTMQAAFEQQKKDEELKKAMEITDLRKAVGEANKTEELRHTQTDGQIHILLSTVAELQQRVLSLENGSKQSVNDAAAITSESPTTEVIKEATTTKATPEDVQEVSTPLTEPHTSRRPRFLTPNRAKREALKPCPRRVVLYGIRSLKELEDFYQQEGVGRDSPGLTYRSLREIIGTSTTARTMECFDNDGDKRYSLMELRAAVGW; from the exons ATGGCCTGTGCTGGACTCATATGGATGCAGATTGCTCTGAAGGAAGATCAAGACTCGCTGAAAGAAAAGCTGCATAGCA TGGAATCCAGCCAGAAAGTGTCATCAAGTGAAATACCAAAACTAAATGAGGACCTGAAAAACAAGGAGAGAAAGCTTGACGACATAGAAAATGGAGACAAGGGGTTGGGCAAGCTCTGGTCCAACCTAACAGAAATCAACagaaag ATCAGTTTGCTGGACTCAGCTGTAAACCATTTAAAGGTCAACTTGAAATCAGCTGCTGACTTAGTCAGCCTTCCCACTACAGTTGAAGAGCTTCAAAAG AGTGTTGCTACAATTGGCAGCACACTAACAAGTGTACAGCACGATGTGAAGACTATGCAGGCTGCTTTTGAGCAGCAGAAGAAAGATGAAGAGTTGAAGAAAGCAATG GAAATAACAGACCTGAGAAAAGCAGTAGGTGAGGCGAACAAGACCGAGGAGCTGCGTCACACACAGACTGACGGGCAGATCCACATCCTCCTCTCTACGGTCGCAGAGCTTCAGCAGAGAGTGTTGTCGTTAGAGAACGGGTCAAAACAAAGC GTGAATGACGCAGCAGCCATCACCAGTGAAAGTCCAACAACAGAAGTTATTAAAGAAGCTACTACAACCAAAGCAACACCTGAGGACGTGCAAG AGGTGTCCACCCCACTGACAGAGCCTCATACAAGCAGACGCCCACGCTTTCTAACTCCAAACCGTGCTAAGAGAGAGGCTTTGAAACCATGCCCAAGGAGGGTGGTCCTGTATGGTATCCGCTCTCTGAAAG AGTTGGAGGACTTCTACCAGCAGGAAGGCGTCGGGCGTGATTCGCCCGGATTGACCTACCGCAGCCTGAGGGAAATAATTGGAACATCTACTACTGCTCGTACCATGGAGTGTTTTGACAATGACGGAGACAAGAGGTACTCCCTGATGGAGCTGAGAGCTGCTGTAGGTTGGTGA
- the znf830 gene encoding zinc finger protein 830 — protein sequence MASSKKGKKVVNQEELRRLMRVKQRQTTDKKRVESPFAKYNSLGHLSCLLCNVQVKSELLWPAHVLGKPHKEKVAELKSGKSQPATPQIQPGKRKAPDTEDDSGKKAKPSSSVLSDDVFKKPHAPVSMQKSAGLSLLAGVYDEDDEMEEDAGEAGTSSTPAPQKKESAGLPDDFFDSSIPSTPAVSHSGSILKADGQEKTTEKKDNSAEALPEGFFDDPVRDAKVRNVDAPKDQMDKEWDEFQKEIRQVNTKSEAIVAEDDEEGRLERQIDEIDEQMECYRRVELLRDKRDVVKRNQPQKDESMEVDASDEEEEDEEVLMGLLSGDWRAKGALA from the coding sequence ATGGCGTCCTCAAAGAAGGGGAAGAAAGTGGTAAATCAGGAGGAACTGCGACGCTTAATGAGGGTAAAACAGAGGCAAACAACGGACAAGAAGCGCGTGGAGTCTCCTTTTGCTAAGTACAACAGTCTCGGGCACCTCAGTTGTTTACTGTGCAATGTGCAGGTGAAGTCCGAGCTACTGTGGCCTGCGCATGTTCTTGGAAAACCGCACAAAGAGAAAGTTGCCGAGCTTAAGTCAGGAAAAAGTCAACCAGCGACACCACAGATACAACCGGGGAAGAGAAAAGCACCGGACACCGAGGACGACAGCGGGAAAAAAGCGAAACCTTCATCTTCAGTGCTATCAGACGATGTCTTTAAGAAACCCCACGCACCGGTTTCTATGCAAAAATCTGCAGGACTGAGTCTGTTGGCTGGAGTttatgatgaagatgatgagaTGGAAGAAGATGCTGGAGAGGCAGGAACTTCATCAACTCCCGCTCCCCAAAAGAAAGAATCTGCGGGACTACCTGACGATTTCTTTGACAGCTCCATCCCATCCACACCTGCCGTCTCTCACTCAGGATCCATCCTCAAAGCAGACGGGCAGGAGAAGACCACAGAGAAGAAGGACAACTCAGCCGAAGCACTGCCAGAGGGCTTCTTCGACGACCCTGTGAGAGATGCTAAAGTGCGCAATGTTGACGCACCCAAAGATCAAATGGACAAGGAGTGGGATGAGTTTCAAAAGGAGATCCGACAGGTGAACACAAAATCTGAAGCCATCGTGGCGGAGGACGACGAGGAGGGTCGCCTGGAAAGGCAGATTGACGAAATTGATGAACAGATGGAGTGTTACAGGAGGGTTGAATTACTAAGAGATAAGCGAGATGTGGTGAAAAGGAATCAACCACAAAAAGATGAAAGTATGGAGGTCGATGCCAGCGAcgaggaagaagaggatgaaGAGGTGCTGATGGGGCTTCTGTCCGGGGACTGGAGGGCTAAAGGGGCACTGGCTTGA